One genomic window of Cumulibacter manganitolerans includes the following:
- the trxB gene encoding thioredoxin-disulfide reductase, with protein MSTDVRNVIIIGSGPAGYTAAIYTARANLHPLVFEGSQYGGALMTTTEVENFPGFVEGIDGPLLMSNLRGQAERFGADLRSEDVTEVDLTSSPKVVKVGDETYLANAVIIATGSKYRYIGLPNEERLLGRGVSACATCDGFFFRDQDIAVVGGGDSAMEEATFLTRFARSVTIVHRREEFRASQIMLDRARANEKIRWALNERVVDVVGDEKVSALELENTQTGERRTLEVGGLFVAIGHDPRSELFAGQVDLDDAGYVLVKGRSTSTNLQGVFACGDVVDHTYRQAITAAGTGCSAAIDAERWLAERPAVDAQPSLAERS; from the coding sequence TTGAGCACAGACGTCCGTAACGTGATCATCATCGGCTCCGGCCCTGCGGGCTACACCGCTGCCATCTATACGGCCCGCGCCAACCTCCACCCATTGGTCTTCGAGGGCAGCCAGTACGGCGGCGCCCTGATGACCACGACCGAGGTCGAGAACTTTCCCGGCTTCGTCGAGGGCATCGACGGCCCGCTGCTCATGAGCAACCTACGCGGCCAGGCCGAGCGCTTCGGCGCCGACCTGCGCTCGGAGGACGTCACCGAGGTCGACCTCACGTCGTCCCCGAAGGTGGTCAAGGTGGGTGACGAGACCTATCTCGCGAACGCCGTCATCATCGCGACCGGCTCGAAGTACCGCTACATCGGCCTGCCCAACGAGGAGCGACTGCTCGGCCGCGGCGTGTCGGCGTGCGCGACGTGTGACGGGTTCTTCTTCCGCGACCAGGACATCGCCGTCGTCGGCGGCGGCGACAGCGCGATGGAGGAAGCGACCTTCCTGACCCGCTTCGCCCGGTCCGTGACGATCGTGCACCGCCGGGAGGAGTTCCGTGCCTCCCAGATCATGCTCGACCGCGCCCGGGCGAACGAGAAGATCCGCTGGGCGCTGAACGAGCGGGTCGTGGACGTCGTCGGGGACGAGAAGGTCTCCGCTCTGGAGCTCGAGAACACCCAGACCGGCGAGCGTCGGACGCTCGAGGTGGGCGGCTTGTTCGTGGCCATCGGCCACGACCCCCGCAGCGAGCTGTTCGCCGGTCAGGTCGACCTGGACGACGCCGGTTACGTGCTCGTCAAGGGGCGCTCCACCAGCACGAACCTGCAGGGGGTGTTCGCCTGCGGCGACGTGGTGGACCACACCTACCGCCAGGCCATCACGGCGGCCGGCACCGGCTGCTCGGCCGCGATCGACGCCGAGCGCTGGCTCGCGGAGCGTCCGGCCGTCGACGCGCAGCCCTCGCTGGCCGAGCGCTCGTAG
- the yidD gene encoding membrane protein insertion efficiency factor YidD translates to MTPVGRLAIAAIRFYQRAISPLLPPSCRFYPTCSQYALEAVQMHGALRGTGYAVWRLLKCGPWHPGGYDPVRPRRTTTDARIRDNGES, encoded by the coding sequence ATGACCCCGGTCGGCCGGCTGGCGATCGCCGCCATCCGCTTCTACCAGCGGGCGATCTCGCCACTGCTGCCACCGAGCTGCCGGTTCTATCCCACGTGCAGCCAGTATGCGCTCGAGGCGGTCCAGATGCACGGAGCCCTCCGGGGAACCGGGTACGCCGTCTGGCGGTTGCTCAAGTGCGGCCCCTGGCATCCTGGCGGCTACGATCCGGTACGCCCCCGCCGAACCACCACCGACGCGCGCATCCGCGACAACGGAGAGTCATGA
- the trxA gene encoding thioredoxin has product MAANIVTVTEQSFAADVLNSDKPVLVDFWAEWCGPCKMVAPVLEEIAGEVKDKLTIAKVNIDENPQIAQNYQIMSIPTMTVFSGGEAVKSIVGAKPKAAIKAELSQWI; this is encoded by the coding sequence ATGGCAGCCAACATCGTCACCGTCACCGAGCAGAGCTTCGCCGCAGACGTCCTGAACAGCGATAAGCCCGTGCTCGTCGACTTCTGGGCCGAGTGGTGCGGCCCCTGCAAGATGGTCGCCCCGGTCCTCGAGGAGATCGCCGGCGAGGTGAAGGACAAGCTGACCATCGCCAAGGTCAACATCGACGAGAACCCGCAGATCGCTCAGAACTACCAGATCATGTCCATTCCGACCATGACGGTGTTCTCCGGCGGCGAGGCCGTCAAGAGCATCGTCGGGGCGAAGCCGAAGGCGGCCATCAAGGCCGAGCTGTCGCAGTGGATCTAG
- a CDS encoding N-acetylmuramoyl-L-alanine amidase, translated as MMKTITLGDRGPSVIEVRSMLHALGLLAAGPRPDSQDLASEYDQSCMLAVRQFQQERGLVADGAVDVDTYLELTGAQYHLGDRVLRMVPERVLRGDDVRQLQQQLAELGFHIGNVDGIFALQTADSVRAFQSDYGLVADGECGPKTTRALRNLFPKVTGGSLSHLRSRAHRRSSGPELVGRHIYLDVASGDDAAGFTWNVGERVRDHLELLGANATLLDTRRRPNSAAERAENANAVSADLFVSVQVASHTADRAEGSATYYFGSPSYVSTVGREIAGLLHREVAARTPFVDLGVFPQVVEVLRLTRMPAVLLEVGHVTNPADLERMLMEDVRASVAEGIVAAIQRFYLDAPDEYPTGTWRIPSGVF; from the coding sequence ATGATGAAGACGATCACCCTCGGCGATCGAGGCCCCTCCGTCATCGAGGTCAGATCGATGCTGCACGCCCTCGGGCTGCTGGCCGCCGGGCCACGGCCCGATTCCCAGGACCTCGCCTCCGAGTACGACCAGAGCTGCATGCTCGCCGTCCGGCAGTTCCAGCAGGAACGCGGTCTGGTGGCTGATGGCGCGGTCGACGTCGACACCTATCTCGAGCTCACCGGTGCGCAGTACCACCTCGGCGACCGGGTCCTGCGGATGGTGCCCGAGCGGGTTCTGCGGGGCGACGACGTGCGGCAGCTTCAACAGCAGCTCGCCGAGCTCGGCTTCCACATCGGCAACGTCGACGGAATCTTCGCCCTGCAGACGGCCGACAGCGTCCGCGCCTTCCAGAGCGACTACGGCCTGGTGGCCGACGGGGAATGTGGCCCCAAGACCACCCGCGCCCTGCGCAACCTGTTTCCGAAGGTGACCGGGGGGTCGTTGTCGCATCTGCGTTCGCGGGCCCACCGTCGCTCGTCCGGCCCCGAGCTGGTCGGGCGACACATCTACCTGGACGTCGCCAGCGGCGATGACGCGGCCGGTTTCACGTGGAACGTCGGCGAGCGGGTCCGCGACCACCTCGAGCTCCTCGGCGCCAACGCCACGCTCCTCGATACGCGGCGCCGGCCCAACAGCGCCGCCGAGCGGGCCGAGAACGCCAACGCGGTGTCCGCCGACCTCTTCGTGAGCGTGCAGGTCGCCTCGCACACCGCCGACCGCGCAGAAGGCAGCGCGACCTACTACTTCGGCTCGCCGTCCTACGTCTCCACCGTCGGGCGCGAGATCGCCGGCCTGCTGCATCGGGAGGTCGCCGCCCGCACCCCGTTCGTCGACCTAGGCGTCTTTCCGCAGGTCGTGGAGGTCCTGCGGCTCACCCGCATGCCGGCGGTGCTGCTCGAAGTCGGGCATGTGACCAACCCAGCGGACCTGGAGCGCATGCTGATGGAGGACGTCCGTGCGTCGGTCGCGGAGGGCATCGTGGCGGCGATCCAGCGGTTCTATCTGGATGCCCCCGACGAGTACCCGACGGGCACCTGGCGAATCCCGAGTGGCGTCTTCTAG
- the rnpA gene encoding ribonuclease P protein component has product MLSSEQRMRGGDDFTVAMRRGRRFTHGALVFHLGIAPDSERRCGFIVSKAVGGSVVRHRVTRRLRSVCREIYPELPAGARLVVRALPAAARTPYAELRGSALAFTTSKALTQARS; this is encoded by the coding sequence CGGCGACGACTTCACCGTCGCGATGCGTCGTGGACGCAGGTTCACGCACGGCGCGCTGGTCTTCCATCTCGGCATCGCGCCGGATTCGGAGCGGCGCTGCGGCTTCATCGTGTCCAAGGCGGTCGGCGGCTCCGTCGTCCGGCACCGAGTGACACGTCGTCTGCGCAGCGTCTGCCGGGAGATCTATCCAGAGCTCCCGGCGGGTGCGCGGCTCGTCGTCCGGGCGCTGCCCGCTGCGGCACGGACGCCGTACGCGGAGCTGCGCGGCAGCGCGCTGGCCTTCACGACCAGCAAGGCGTTGACGCAGGCTCGGTCATGA
- a CDS encoding ParA family protein has protein sequence MSFTSSKLGWPRKRRPVEHKESATGLGWNPEAVALVSRETSRPVGADYASPTPSADRVSEDRRNDIGDVSRETSGERTTDVPRSSASAGSPSIPPRHDRRVSRETTSDTDGLPAVARTASAPLSPAPTTGGGAPSRNGVSRETTAAATLDRPAAAAEPSVARPAVTTTPARETVRLAPEEDGAPMNVGSGDPDVAAPPPSALEPEAATAQIPHLQRPETPRVMTVSNQKGGVGKTTTTVNLAAALAMAGLKVLVIDLDPQGNASTGFSIDHPQGTPSTYDVIVDKLPLEKAAQAVSAPGVPDGRLFCVPATSDLAGAEVELAGVMVGREFRLRQAITNYLAAHVDDDRYDYVFIDCPPSLGLLTVNALAAAAEVLIPVQCEYYALEGLGQLLETVELIKGYLNPALHVSTMLLTMFDARTKLAGQVVDEVRAHFGDTVMRTIIPRSVKVSEAPSYGMSVMSYDGDSRGAVAYAAAARELSARQ, from the coding sequence GTGAGCTTCACGTCGTCGAAGCTGGGATGGCCCCGTAAGCGGCGGCCGGTCGAGCACAAGGAGTCGGCGACCGGCCTGGGGTGGAATCCGGAAGCCGTTGCCCTGGTTTCACGTGAAACCAGCCGGCCGGTGGGTGCAGACTACGCGTCGCCGACTCCGTCGGCTGATCGGGTGTCGGAGGACCGTCGCAACGACATCGGCGACGTTTCACGTGAAACGAGCGGCGAGCGTACGACCGACGTGCCACGCTCGTCGGCTTCCGCCGGCTCCCCCTCTATCCCGCCGCGTCACGACCGTCGCGTTTCACGTGAAACCACAAGTGACACCGACGGGCTGCCGGCGGTGGCGCGCACCGCCTCCGCGCCGCTCTCGCCAGCTCCGACGACGGGCGGCGGAGCCCCCTCCCGGAACGGTGTTTCACGTGAAACGACAGCCGCGGCGACGCTCGACCGACCCGCCGCCGCTGCGGAGCCGTCCGTGGCGCGCCCTGCGGTGACGACGACGCCGGCGCGCGAGACAGTGCGGCTCGCGCCCGAGGAGGACGGCGCACCCATGAACGTCGGCTCCGGGGACCCCGACGTCGCGGCGCCCCCTCCGTCAGCGCTCGAACCGGAGGCCGCCACGGCACAGATCCCGCACCTCCAGCGCCCCGAGACGCCGCGCGTGATGACCGTCTCGAACCAGAAGGGCGGCGTGGGCAAGACGACGACCACGGTCAACCTCGCGGCCGCCCTGGCCATGGCCGGTCTGAAGGTCCTCGTCATCGACTTGGATCCGCAGGGCAATGCCAGCACCGGATTCAGCATCGACCATCCACAGGGCACACCGTCCACCTACGACGTGATCGTCGACAAGCTCCCCCTCGAGAAGGCCGCTCAGGCCGTCTCCGCCCCGGGCGTGCCGGACGGCCGGCTCTTCTGCGTTCCGGCGACGAGCGATCTCGCCGGTGCGGAGGTGGAGCTCGCCGGTGTGATGGTGGGCCGCGAGTTCCGTCTGCGACAGGCGATCACGAACTACCTGGCTGCCCATGTCGACGATGATCGCTACGACTACGTCTTCATCGACTGCCCGCCGTCCCTCGGGCTGCTCACGGTGAACGCGCTGGCCGCGGCGGCGGAGGTGCTGATACCCGTCCAGTGCGAGTACTACGCCCTCGAAGGGCTCGGTCAGCTGCTCGAGACCGTCGAGCTGATCAAGGGCTATCTCAACCCCGCGCTGCACGTGTCCACCATGCTGCTGACGATGTTCGACGCCCGTACCAAGCTCGCCGGGCAGGTGGTCGACGAGGTCCGTGCCCACTTCGGCGACACGGTCATGCGCACCATCATCCCGCGCAGCGTCAAGGTCAGCGAGGCGCCCAGCTATGGGATGTCGGTGATGAGCTACGACGGCGACTCCCGCGGCGCCGTCGCCTACGCGGCCGCGGCTCGCGAGCTCTCCGCGAGGCAGTAG
- a CDS encoding ParB/RepB/Spo0J family partition protein has protein sequence MSDAPDRKPEQPTRRGGLGRGLGALIPSAPLPGSSSGKGHFWSALDNPPVVDDETKQQLVDDVLSARADRPDSGSPAEGPGQEPAPDDDTRSAASAATERTSSAAVDEDVDNSPLSGPVEGQGDGIPVPDGVAASAPAGVVGAAEPDEEPAAATAKDSSSDGPGHRPPSVAPDDVSRETSPGEPAAVLLELDPSRISANPKNPRQVFDDDELGELSESIKEFGLLQPIVVREAGDGFELIMGERRLRAARLAGVDRIPVIVRQTDDDAMLRDALLENIHRVQLHPLEEAAAYQQLIDEFGVTHEELAQRIKRSRPVISNTIRLLKLPTRVQNRVAAGVLSGSHARALLSLEDSDAQEALANRIVAEGLSVRATEEAVSLHASQGEPTRRSSRRRTVTAPALSALAERLSDHFDTRALVQLGRSKGKIVVEFASVDDLERIISMMAPPLATSRVRDGDAGGEQPGADRER, from the coding sequence ATGTCTGACGCGCCCGACCGGAAGCCCGAGCAGCCGACCCGCAGGGGCGGGCTGGGACGTGGCCTCGGCGCGTTGATCCCCTCGGCGCCGCTACCCGGCTCCTCCTCCGGCAAGGGACACTTCTGGTCGGCCCTGGACAACCCTCCTGTTGTGGATGACGAGACGAAGCAGCAGCTCGTGGACGACGTGCTGAGCGCCCGAGCCGACCGACCGGATAGCGGCTCGCCCGCAGAAGGCCCAGGTCAGGAGCCTGCACCCGACGACGACACCCGCTCCGCGGCGAGCGCCGCGACGGAACGGACGTCGTCTGCGGCTGTGGACGAGGATGTGGACAACTCGCCGCTGTCCGGCCCCGTGGAGGGGCAAGGGGACGGCATCCCGGTACCGGACGGCGTGGCCGCTTCCGCCCCAGCCGGCGTTGTGGGCGCTGCCGAACCAGACGAAGAGCCCGCTGCCGCGACGGCGAAGGACTCATCATCGGACGGCCCCGGCCACCGACCCCCGTCGGTCGCGCCGGACGACGTTTCACGTGAAACCAGCCCCGGCGAGCCGGCTGCGGTGCTGCTCGAGCTGGACCCCTCTCGGATCTCCGCCAACCCGAAGAACCCCCGGCAGGTCTTCGATGACGACGAGCTGGGCGAGCTGTCCGAATCCATCAAGGAGTTCGGGCTCCTGCAGCCGATCGTGGTCCGCGAGGCCGGCGACGGCTTCGAGCTGATCATGGGCGAGCGACGACTGCGCGCCGCCCGGCTCGCCGGGGTGGACCGGATTCCGGTGATCGTCCGCCAGACGGACGACGACGCCATGCTGCGCGATGCGCTGCTGGAGAACATCCATCGCGTACAGCTGCACCCCTTGGAGGAGGCCGCGGCCTACCAGCAGCTGATCGACGAGTTCGGGGTGACCCACGAGGAGCTCGCGCAGCGGATCAAGCGCAGCCGTCCGGTCATCTCCAACACGATCCGGCTGCTGAAGCTCCCGACGCGGGTGCAGAATCGGGTCGCAGCCGGCGTGCTGTCGGGGTCGCACGCCCGAGCGCTGCTGTCGTTGGAGGATTCGGACGCCCAGGAGGCGCTGGCCAACCGGATCGTCGCCGAGGGCCTTTCGGTGCGGGCAACCGAGGAGGCGGTGTCCCTGCACGCCTCGCAGGGCGAGCCGACGCGCCGCTCGTCTCGCCGCCGAACGGTGACTGCCCCGGCGTTGAGCGCTCTCGCGGAACGCCTTTCCGACCACTTCGACACGCGCGCACTGGTTCAGCTCGGGCGCAGCAAGGGCAAGATCGTCGTGGAGTTCGCGTCGGTGGACGATCTCGAGCGCATCATCTCGATGATGGCGCCGCCCCTTGCGACCAGCAGGGTGCGCGACGGCGACGCCGGCGGCGAGCAGCCGGGTGCCGACCGCGAGAGGTAG
- the rsmG gene encoding 16S rRNA (guanine(527)-N(7))-methyltransferase RsmG: MQPTPASAAAIFGERLPLAERFHASLSEAGPIRGLNGPRELPVLWDRHIINSALLAFLPVRILPSGATVCDVGSGGGLPGIPLAIARPDLLVTLVDPLQRRTDYLREIVTDLGLENVRVVRARAGEPSSPREIGRYAVVTSRAVAPLGRLLEWCVPLTNPDGFIAAMKGRSVEREIGELSPRQRALVTGFDILDLASPDGVHSARVLAAQPRSSRRIR; this comes from the coding sequence ATGCAGCCGACGCCAGCGTCGGCGGCCGCCATCTTCGGTGAGCGGCTCCCGCTCGCCGAGCGCTTCCACGCCTCGCTGTCCGAGGCCGGCCCGATCCGCGGGCTCAACGGTCCCCGGGAGCTGCCGGTGCTGTGGGATCGCCACATCATCAACAGCGCGTTGCTGGCGTTTCTGCCGGTCCGAATCCTGCCGTCGGGCGCCACCGTGTGCGACGTCGGAAGCGGTGGCGGGCTGCCCGGCATCCCGCTCGCGATCGCGCGCCCCGATCTCCTGGTGACGCTAGTCGATCCGCTGCAGCGCCGTACCGACTACCTGCGTGAGATCGTGACGGACCTGGGCCTGGAGAACGTACGGGTGGTTCGCGCCCGCGCCGGTGAACCATCGTCCCCGCGTGAGATCGGCCGCTATGCGGTCGTTACGTCGCGGGCGGTTGCCCCATTGGGGCGGCTGCTGGAATGGTGTGTCCCGTTGACGAACCCCGACGGCTTCATCGCCGCGATGAAGGGCCGTTCGGTGGAGCGCGAGATCGGCGAGCTGAGCCCGCGCCAGCGAGCCCTGGTGACCGGCTTCGATATCCTGGACCTGGCCAGTCCCGATGGCGTGCATTCCGCGCGGGTGCTCGCCGCCCAACCCCGATCGAGCCGGAGGATACGGTGA
- a CDS encoding Jag family protein, whose translation MTEAQHAEQDDLDNDDPLVVEGDIAGDYLERLLDILDLDGDIDLDVEGSRAVVAVDGGDLQHLVGHKGQTLDALQELTRLAVTARTGVRSRLMLDIDGYRAGERDRLTKLATSAIADVRETGEERRLSPMNPFERKVVHDVVAAEDDVLSESTGEEPNRRVVIRRAS comes from the coding sequence ATGACTGAAGCCCAGCACGCGGAGCAGGACGACCTGGACAACGACGACCCTTTGGTGGTGGAGGGCGACATCGCCGGGGACTACCTCGAGCGGCTGCTCGACATCCTCGACCTGGATGGCGACATCGATCTCGACGTGGAGGGGTCCCGCGCGGTCGTCGCGGTGGACGGCGGTGACCTCCAGCATCTCGTCGGCCACAAGGGCCAGACGCTCGACGCGCTGCAGGAGCTGACGCGCCTCGCCGTCACCGCGCGCACCGGCGTCCGCAGCCGGCTGATGCTGGACATCGACGGCTACCGAGCCGGTGAGCGTGACCGCCTGACGAAGCTCGCGACGTCGGCGATCGCGGACGTGCGGGAGACCGGCGAGGAGCGCCGGCTGTCGCCGATGAACCCGTTCGAGCGCAAGGTCGTGCACGACGTCGTCGCTGCCGAGGACGACGTGCTCAGCGAGTCGACCGGCGAGGAGCCCAACCGCCGCGTCGTCATCCGCCGCGCCTCGTAG